A region from the Ciconia boyciana chromosome 1, ASM3463844v1, whole genome shotgun sequence genome encodes:
- the FAM180A gene encoding protein FAM180A isoform X2 has translation MFTELSTLLEAMLFPAAQRFKRSSAAFFNPVLQNSLEDVVLLYEFLLAELDIDKGQRISIKDEELASLRKAAEFDIICNEIIPKSITDIRRLSSRLSSYPTVLKKEDFEKTVLTMVYTAYRAAQSQGHQKDAWAESFVSLYKALKHDLMFPYNKEPS, from the exons CTatgcttttcccagctgctcagcGTTTCAAGAGGTCCTCAGCTGCCTTCTTTAACCCAGTGCTACAAAACTCGCTGGAAGATGTGGTCCTGCTTTATGAG TTTCTTTTAGCTGAGCTTGACATTGACAAAGGTCAGAGGATCTCCATCAAAGATGAGGAGCTCGCTTCACTGAGGAAGGCTGCTGAGTTTGACATCATCTGCAATGAGATTATCCCCAAGAGTATCACAGACATCCGCAGGCTGAGTAGCAGGCTGTCTTCCTACCCAACGGTCCTCAAGAAAGAAGACTTTGAAAAGACAGTGCTGACCATGGTCTACACGGCCTACAGGGCTGCTCAGTCCCAGGGGCACCAGAAAGACGCTTGGGCTGAATCCTTTGTCAGTCTTTACAAAGCCCTGAAGCACGACTTGATGTTCCCATACAACAAAGAGCCATCATAG